One genomic window of Branchiostoma lanceolatum isolate klBraLanc5 chromosome 5, klBraLanc5.hap2, whole genome shotgun sequence includes the following:
- the LOC136435817 gene encoding uncharacterized protein, whose protein sequence is MTMYDIPLTTIEAVERKISKQLRKWMGLPPSLSKIGLYCRTSRLQLPLTSVVEEYKVCKARAAMSLEGSRDERVSQAGIEMRTGRKWAVGKSVEEARSNLRHREIVGVVAQGRLGLGASRTVNQRWCTAGPRERREMVQSEIIRKEEEYRRAQAVSQGYQGAWTRWEGIKDRRVMWNELYRWKPLRTQFLIKAVYDLLPTPANKKRWGVEEEENCGLCGKRGTLSHILSGCPVALSQGRYRWRHDKVLRVLAVALEEESVKKRQRSRKGPQFIGFVKEGEAKNGPKRKIEEGGIFATATDWAMQVDLDSKLVFQEEIVATRLRPDVVLWSKHTKQVILIELTVPWEERPEEAYERKALKYQELLHMCKERGWKASCYPVEIGTRGFICQSMWRALGVTGVKGKRRREVTKKLAEEAEKASRWLWFRSGDKQWKNLG, encoded by the coding sequence ATGACGATGTACGACATCCCACTTACAACTATAGAAGCGGTGGAAAGGAAGATCAGTAAACAACTCAGGAAATGGATGGGCCTCCCACCGAGCTTAAGCAAGATCGGTTTGTACTGCAGAACCTCAAGGCTGCAACTCCCATTGACATCAGTAGTGGAGGAGTACAAAGTCTGCAAAGCAAGAGCTGCAATGTCCCTGGAAGGAAGTAGAGATGAAAGAGTCAGCCAGGCAGGAATAGAGATGAGAACAGGAAGGAAGTGGGCCGTGGGGAAATCAGTTGAAGAAGCGAGAAGTAACCTGAGACATCGAGAAATAGTAGGAGTGGTGGCACAGGGAAGATTGGGACTGGGTGCCAGTAGAACAGTGAACCAGAGATGGTGCACCGCAGGACCGAGAGAAAGAAGGGAAATGGTCCAGAGTGAGATTATAAGGAAGGAGGAGGAGTATAGAAGAGCACAGGCAGTGAGTCAAGGATATCAGGGTGCATGGACGAGATGGGAAGGAATAAAGGACAGAAGGGTAATGTGGAACGAGTTATACAGATGGAAGCCCCTGAGAACCCAGTTCCTCATCAAAGCTGTGTACGACTTACTCCCCACTCCAGCAAACAAGAAAAGATGGGGCGTGGAGGAAGAAGAAAACTGTGGTCTGTGTGGGAAAAGAGGGACGCTGAGCCACATCCTCTCAGGGTGCCCAGTGGCCTTGAGCCAAGGAAGATACCGGTGGAGGCACGACAAAGTGCTGAGGGTGTTAGCAGTAGCCCTGGAGGAAGAGAGTGTGAAGAAAAGACAACGTAGCAGAAAGGGACCACAGTTCATAGGATTTGTGAAGGAGGGAGAAGCAAAGAATGGACCAAAGAGAAAGATAGAGGAAGGAGGCATATTTGCAACAGCAACTGATTGGGCCATGCAGGTTGATTTGGACAGTAAGCTGGTCTTCCAAGAAGAGATAGTGGCAACAAGGCTCAGACCGGATGTGGTCTTATGGTCCAAGCATACAAAACAGGTGATACTGATAGAACTGACAGTCCCCTGGGAAGAGAGACCAGAGGAGGCATACGAGAGAAAAGCATTGAAATACCAGGAGTTGCTACACATGTGCAAAGAAAGAGGGTGGAAAGCAAGTTGCTACCCTGTGGAGATAGGTACGAGAGGGTTCATCTGCCAATCCATGTGGAGGGCACTAGGTGTCACAGGAGTGAAGGGTAAGAGAAGGAGGGAAGTAACAAAAAAGCTAGCAGAAGAGGCGGAGAAGGCGTCCCGCTGGCTGTGGTTTAGGAGTGGAGACAAACAGTGGAAGAATCTCGGCTAG